Sequence from the Nitrospirota bacterium genome:
TTCTCCTTCCAAGCAAGGGGCAGGCTGATACGAGCACTGTGTGCCGAAGCAGCATGGCTCCCCGCCTTGGATACCCCCTCCAGAAAGGGTGTGCCGGGATCGGAGCGAGTCCGCCGTAGGAGCGATCAGCCCGCCGCGGCCACGGAGGGAAGGCAAGCGGAAACTGACCGAGTCCGCGAAGGAATTCCCGAAGGACTTCCGCCCTGCGTGGCAAGGCTGGCAGTTCCGAAGGCGTCGAAGCTCCGCACCCTGGCACACCCGCCCTCCTTAGTTGCTTGTCAATCAACGGTCCGTATGGGTATGATCGCCTAAACGCGCACATCCATTGCATGATTGCACCCGCATCGCCAGCGATTCCAACCCCGCGCCGAGACCGTCGCGTGGCCGCCTTTTTCGACGTGGACAACACGTTACTCCCCGGCTCCGCGATCGAGGTAGGCTTCTTCCGCTATCTCTGGCGCAAGGGACACGTGGGGTCGCGGGAGGCGAGCCGCAGCCTCTGGTATCTGCTGCAACATCTGCCGGCCCTGTCCTTGCACCCGTTACGCGAGCGGAAACTGTATCTGGAAGGCAAGCGGCCGGCCGAGATCGAACCGCTGGCGGCGGAATTCGTACACTCTGAAGTATGCCCCCGCCTTTCCACTGCCAGCCTGGCGGCGCTGGAGCGGCATCGGGACTCAGGCCATCACCTGGTGTTGATCACCGGCTCGCTGGATTTCCTGATCGCCCCCCTGGCCGGCCATTTGAAGGTGGACTTGGCCCTGGCCGCGATTCCGGAGCGGCGCGACGGCCGCTACACCGGCTTGATCGTGCCGCCCTATCCTTATGGAGAGGGCAAGCGCCGGCTGGTCGAAACCTTCGCCAAGGAGGCGGGCATTGTCTTGCAAGACAGCTATGCCTATGGGGACAGTCCCGGCGACGCGGAGACGCTGCGGCTCGTCGGCCACCCGTTGGTGGTGAACCCGATCCGAGGCATGGGACGGATCGCGCGGCGCGAAGGCTGGCGGATCGAGAGATGGGAGTAACGCATTGTAAAGTTGGAAAGTCTGAAAGTCTTTCAAGTCCGGGTTTGCAACATTTCGACTTTCTGACTTTGCGACTTTCAAACGATTATGCGCATCACGGGAATCTTCCATGGCATCCGGAGCGAGTCGTCCTACGTCGGACAAGAGGTTTGGTGTGACGACGGTTCCTGAGTTCGAGGAGCACGAGGGGTATCTGTTCGTTCGGATTCCCCCCTGCGATTCCGTCGAGCAGATGTGCGCCAATGCGAAATGGATTGCGACGGAATGCCATGCCCGGGGGTTTTCCAAAGTCTTGCTCGACACCCTATTGATTACGAATCTGCCGCCCGCCGGCAACTTGTATGAAGTCGGGGCCCGATGCGCCGACCTCCTGGTTGATCATCTCAAAGTCGCGGCAGTCGTGTGCGCGCAAGCCACCTCCTCGGACCGTTCCTTCGAGAACGTCCTGCGGAACCGGGGCATCAACTACCGGTGGTTTCTCGACGCAGAGCAAGCAAAACAGTGGCTCGTCAAGGACGACGTGCCAAAATAATGCTGAAGGCGGAACGATGAAATGATGAATGTCTGGTTCAACACGGCGAACGAGGGATGTCCGGTCCGAGCTCCTCGCCATAACCTTCAGCATTCATCACTCCCCGTCCATCGTTGGTTGTAAGATGCGCATCACGGAAATCTTCCATAGCATCCAGGGCGAGTCGTCCTACGCGGGGCAGTCCTGTGTCTTCGTCCGGCTGACCGGCTGTCCCTTGCGCTGCACCTGGTGCGACAGCGAGTACACCTTTTCCGGCGGGATCGACATGCCCCTGGAGGCGGTGCTGGCCAAGGTCAAGGCCTACGGCTGTCCGCTGGTGGAGGTAACGGGCGGCGAACCCTTGCACCAGCCGGAGGCCTTCACCCTCGTCACCCGGCTCTGCGACGAGGGCTACGAAGTCCTGGTCGAGACCAGCGGCGCGATCGATACGGCCCCGTTGGACCGACGCGCCCATGTGATCCTGGACGTGAAGTGTCCCGGCAGCGGGATGCTGGACCGGATGCACTGGCCGAACCTGGCACGGCTCACCAAGCAGGACGAAGCCAAGTTCGTGATCAAGGACCGGGCGGACTATGACTGGGCGTGCGGGATCGTGAAGCAGTACGATCTCGCGGCGCGCTGCACGGTGCTGTTCGCGCCCGTGTTCGGCGAGCTGGACCCGCAGCACCTGGCCGAATGGATTCTGGCCGACCGGCTGCCGGTGCGGTTCCAACTGCAATTGCACAAGTTCATCTGGGCCCCGGATATGCGGGGGGTGTGAAAGAATTGAGTAATTGACGAATGTGGAATTGTCGATTGAGGATTGAGAAAGATGCGAGGCAATGGCTCAACGTATCACTCCACCCATCGTCAATTCATGAAACAATCGTCAATCTCTTAATCCAACAATCGTCAATTTTTCTTGAAGGAGACACGAATGGCATCTGTTGACGTACACGTGAAGCAAGGCCGCATCGAAACCGAGGCGGACGAGGTCCTGGTGCTCCACCATTATGAGGGCGAGACCGGACTGCACGACGAAGCCGCCACGGTGGATCGGGCGCTCAAGGGACTCTTGCGCGACTTGCTCAAGAGCGGCGAGTTCGAGGGGAAGAACGGCCAGACGGTCCTCCTGCACACGCACGGCAAGATTCCCGCCAAGCGCGTCCTGCTGGTCGGGCTGGGCAGGAAGAAGGATGCGAAACTCGACCAGGTGCGGCAGGCCATGGGCACGGTCGCCAAGAAGGTCCGGCAGGCCGGCGCCAGGTCGTTCACCACGCCCCTGCACGGCCGCGCGATTGCCGACACGACGGGACTGCTGTTGGCCCAGGCGATGGTGGAAGGGGCCATCCTGGGTGGCTACCAGTTCACCGCCTACCGGAGCGACCGGGACAAGAACTCGAAGGACCTGACCCGCATCCGCTTCGTCGCCGCCGGGGCGTCGGAGGCGGCGCAGATCCGGGAGGGGGCCCGCCGGGGTTTGGCCGGCGCCGAGGCGACGATGTTCGTGCGCGACCTCTGCAACCATCCCTCCAACGTGATGACACCCTCGCGCATCGCGGCCGAGGCCAAGCGGATCGGCAAGGAGCGAGGCGTCACGGTCAAGGTGCTGGAGCAACGCGCCGTGGAGAAGCTCGGGATGGGCGCGTTCCTGGGCGTGGCGCGGGGCAGCCACGAGCCGCCCAAGTTCATCATCCTGGAATATCGGGGACCGGCCGGGCGGGCCTCGGGCAACGGAGGCGGGAGCAAGCCCATCGTGCTGGTCGGCAAGACCATCACGTTCGACACGGGCGGCATCTCGCTCAAGCCGGCCGAGAACATGGAGCAGATGAAGGCGGACATGACCGGCGGCGCCGAGGTGCTGGCGACGATCCGGGCGATCTCGCGCTTGAAGCTGCCGCTGCACGTGATCGGCCTCCTGCCGGCGACCGAGAACATGCCGGGCGGGCGGGCGATCAAGCCGGGCGACATCCTGAGGACCCTCTCGGGCAAGACCGTGGAAGTGCAGAACACGGATGCGGAAGGACGGTTGATCCTGGCGGACGGGCTGGCCTATGCCACGCGCTTGAAGCCGAAAGCGATCATCGACATTGCGACCCTGACCGGGGCCTGTGCGGTAGCGCTGGGGCAATTCGCCATCGGCCTGTTGGGCAACGACGAGTCGCTCAAACGCCGCGTCCAGCAGGCCGGGCTCACCGCCGGCGAGCGGGCCTGGGAAATGCCGCTCTGGGAGGAGTATTTCGAGCAACTCCGGAGCGACGTGGCCGACATGCGCAACATCGGCGGCCGGGGCGGCGGGATGATCACCGCGGCGCTGTTCCTCAGCAAGTTCGTGGGCGACTGTCCCTGGGTGCACCTGGACATCGCCAGCACCGATTGGAGCGAGCGCGAGCGAGCCTACGTGTCCAAGGGCCCCACCGGCATCGGTACCCGCCTGCTGATCCAATACCTGCTGAATGAAGCCGAGAGGTAAGCGCTGATGGCTCACTCGTTGCGCGATAAGATCGGCCAGCTCTTCATGCTGGGGTTCATGGGCACTTCGGTCACGCCCGAGTTGGCCGATTTCATCGCCACCTACAAGCCGGGCGGAGTGATTCTCTTCCGGCGCAATCTGGAGAGCGTCGCGCAGATCGTCCGGCTGACCAATGACCTGCAGAAACTGTCCCCTCACTCGCCCCTGCTGATCTCGATCGACCAGGAGGGGGGCCGGGTCTCTCGACTGCCGGCCGGCTTCACCATCTTTCCCCCCTGCGCCGCGCTGGGCGCTTGCGGCTCCTACGACCTGGCCTATGCGGCCGCTTCGGTGACGGCGACCGAGCTGCGCGCCGTCGGCATCAACATGAACATGGCGCCGGTGCTGGACGTCCATACGAACCCGGCCAATCCGATCATCGGCGACCGGGCCTTCGGGTCCGATCCGGCCCTGGTGAGCGATCTGGGCGAAGCCACCTTCAAGGGGCTCCAGGACAACCACGTCGTGGCTTGCGGCAAACATTTTCCCGGCCACGGGGACACGACCGCCGACTCCCACAAGGAACTGCCCTTGGTAAATGGCTCGCGCGAGCGGCTGGAGGCAATTGAACTGCCTCCCTTCCACCATGCGTTTCAACGAGGCTTGGCCAGCCTCATGACCGCCCACGTCCTCTACCCGGCGCTGGACGGCCAATATCCCGCGACCCTCTCTCCGGCGATTTTGACCGGCTTGCTCCGTGGACAGATGGGCTTCGACGGCCTGGTTCTCACGGACGATATGGAAATGCAGGCGATCCTGGACCACTATGGGATCGGCGATGCGTCGGTCCGCGCCTTTCAAGCCGGGGCGGATGTGATTCTGATCTGCAAGGAACAGGCATTGCAGGTGACAGCCCTGGAGACGTTCGCTCGGGCCGTGGAGGACGGGACGATCCCCCAGGCGCGGGTCGAGGCCTCGCTCCGACGGGTCGCCCTGGTGAAAACACGCTTCCTCCATCCCTACAAGCCGGCCGACCTCACGTCGGCGACGGTGGCGGTGGGGACCGGCAGCCATCGAGCCTTGCACGCGCAGCTGCTCCAGGCTGCCGCCCGCCTGAAAGCCTCTGCGTGACCGAGCAGGTCCAGACGACCCCGGTGGGACGCCGGGAACTCTGGGCCTGGTGCCTGTACGACTTCGCCAACTCCTCCTTCACCACCCTCATCGTCACCGTCGCCTACAGCGTCTATTTCGTGCAAGTGGTCGCGCGCGACCTGGGGCAGGACGGCACCGCCGAGCGCGTCTGGTTCTGGGGCTATGCGATCTCCATGCTGATCGTGGCCCTGCTCTCGCCCTCGCTCGGCGCCCTGGCGGACGCCCGCGCGGCCAAGCGGACGGGCCTGATCGCCTCCACCCTCGTCTGCGTCGCCTGCACCGCCCTGCTCTTTTTCGTCCAGGCCGGCGATGTCTGGATGGGCCTCCTCCTCTTCGCGGTGGCCAATATCGCCTTTGATCTGGGGTTCATGTTTTGCAGCGCGTTTCTGGTCGAGCTGGCCCCCCCGGAAGCGATGGGGCGCATCTCCGGCTACGGATGGGGCCTGGGCTATGCGGGGGGACTCCTCTCGTTGGCGATCGCCTACCCGCTGATCAGCGGCGGCTTCACGGAATCGAATCTGCCTCTGTACCGGACCAGTTTCGTCGTGACCGCCGGCTTTTTCCTGCTCGCCTCACTCCCCACCTTCTTGTGGCTGCAGGAGCGGGCGGTGCCGCAGCAGCGGGAGGGCCCGTCCCTCTGGCGGGACGCCTTCGGGCGACTCGCACAGACCGCTCGCCGACTCCGTCAATACCGGGATCTTTCTACTTACTTGATCGCCTACCTGATCTACACCGACGCGATCAACACGGTCATCGTCGCGTCGGGCATTTTCGCCAACAAAGTCCTGGACTTTTCTCCGGGCGATCTGATTATCTACTTCCTGATTACGCAGGTAACGGCCGGCCTCGGCGCCGTCTGGTTCGGGCGGTTGGCGGATCGGATCGGCTCGAAGCGGACCATCAGTCTCACGCTCCTGATCTGGATCGGCTTGGCTGGCTGCGCCGCCATCGTGCAGACCCAGGCGCAGTTCTATGCGATCGGACTCGTGGCCGGCGCGGTGTTGGGCGCCAACCAAAGCGCCAGCCGCACGCTTGTGGCGCAGTTTACCCCCGTCGGGCGGCAGGCCGAATTTTTCAGTTTCTTCTCGGTCACGGGGAAATTCGCCGCCGTGATCGGCCCCATGGTCTACGGGGAAGTCACGGCCTGGACGGGCAGCCAGCGCTGGGCTATTCTTTCGATGGCGGTCTTTTTCGCGCTCGGCCTGCTGGCGTTCCAGGCGGTGGACGAGCGGCGGGGCCGGGCGGCGGCACAGTCAGTCGACAAGTCCTAAAGTCTGAACGTCACGAAGTCGTCATTGGAAGGCTTTCTGACTTGAGCGACTTTCAAACTTTTTGACTGGGAACTCACATGGGTGTGAAGAAGGGCGACATTCTCGACGAACGGAAACGGCACCCGGACTCCTGCGGCCTGGTCGTGAAGGTGATGGGCGGGGGCGAGGGGTTTGAAAAGATCGTCTGCTGCGGCCATGAACTGACCCAGGATGATGTCGTGCAACAGATGGGCTCGCCGCTGGGACGCAAGAAGGGGGAACTGCCGCTGGCCGTGATCCTGGACGAAAAGAAATTCTACCCCGATGCCTGCGGCCTCCGAGTCATGATCATGGACGGCGGCGCCGGGTTCCAGAAGATCGTCTGCTGCGGCCACGAACTCACGATCACGTCGATGCAGGAGCTGAAGTTCGGCCAACTGCGCAATCCGGCCCCGATGTCCCCTGGTCCCAACACAGGCCACCAGGGCACCGCCTAACCGTGCGAGAGGAGGCCTTTCCATGAGCGATCGGACGGATATCATGAAGCATCTCCCCTGCCGGGTCGTGCACTGGATGGAATGGCTGGACCGCTGGGGCTATGTCACCGCGGGGTTCAGCCTGCTCTTGCTGGGCATGCTCATCTTCGGCTACAGCTGGCTCTCCTTCATCAGGGCCATCGAGCGGGTCGGCCTGCTGGTCGCCGGGCTCAAATTGCTGAACGACCTGCTCCTCGTCATCATCTTGTTGGAGTTGTATCGGACCGTCATCCGGTTCCTCCAAACCGGTATCCTCGCCTTAGAGCCCTACCTGGCCGTGGGCATTATCGCCTGCACGCGGCGGATCCTGACGGCCAGCGCCGAACTCTCCCACCAACCGGAGGTCACCGACCTGCTGTTCAACCGCTATCTCATGGACGTGGGGTTGAACGTCGTCGTCATTATGGTGCTGATCTTCGCGGTGTTTATCCTCCGGCGGCGGCCGGCCCAGGCCGATCACGTTGCGACACGATCGGACAACGCCTGACGCCCATCGGCCGGGCCCATCCCACGATGTCCGAGGTCATTGCCCAGGATCCTCTCGCACCGGCTGAAGCACACGTCAGTCCAGCGCAGCGCCGCTTGAAACGGCTGGGCCTTGTGGCCGGTCCGGCCGCGGCCCTGCTGTTCTATCTGCTCCCGCTCCCGGCGCTGTCGGGTGATGCGCACATCCTCACCGCCATCCTCGCCTGGGCGGTCATCTACTGGATTACGGAGCCGATCCCCCTTCCAATCACTTCGTTGCTCGGCACGACGTTTTGCGTCGTGGCCGGGCTCGGTTCGGCAAAAAACATCTTTTCCGCCTACGCGCATCCCATCATATTTTTGTTCATCGGCAGTTTTTTTCTCGCCGAGGCGATGGCCGTGCAGGGTGTCGACCGGCGATTTGCCGCCTGGATGTTGTCGTTTCCCTGGGTCGCCGCCAGTTCCTCCCGCGTCCTGCTGGCGGTCGGCGCCATCACCGCGGCGATTTCCATGTGGATCAGCAACACCGCGGCCACGGCGATGATGCTGCCGGTCGCGATGGGAATCTGTGCGACGCTGGGCGGGGCTTCGGCAGAGAGCCAGCGCCATTTCCGGACAGCCCTTATGCTCATCCTCTCGTATGGGGCCACGGCCGGCGGCATGGCCACCGTGATCGGAACCCCGCCGAATCTGATCGGTGTCGGGCTCCTCGCCGAACAGGCGGGAGCCTCTATCTCCTTCTTTGCCTGGATGGCCTTTGGCTTGCCCCTGGCCGTACTGATGTTGTGCCTGAGCTGGGGACTGTTGCTCCTGCTCCACCCGCCCGGCACCGCCGTCATTCCGTACCTCACCAGCCAATTTCAGGCCCAGCGCGAGGCCCTCGGTCCTTGGACGAGAGGACAGATCAATGCATGCCTGGCCTTCGGCCTCGCCGTCCTGTTTTGGATCGGACCGGGACTGATCGCCGCCTTCTGGGGCTCCGCGCATCCTGTGTCCGTCTGGTTCGACCGTCACTTGCCCAACGAACTGGTGGCACTGACCGCCGCCGGGCTGCTGTTTCTGCTGCCCGTCGACATGGCGCGCGGCCAGTTTACCCTGTCCTGGAAGCAGGCCGGCGGTATCAACTGGGGCATCATCCTGCTCTTCGGAGGAGGGCTGGCCTTCGGCGAGTTGATGGTGAAGACCGGTTTATCGACCGCGGTCGGACATGGCTTCGTGAACTGGTTCGGGGTGAGCACGCTCTGGAGCCTGACCGCCCTGTCCATCGGCGTGGCCGTCCTGGTCAG
This genomic interval carries:
- a CDS encoding leucyl aminopeptidase, with the translated sequence MASVDVHVKQGRIETEADEVLVLHHYEGETGLHDEAATVDRALKGLLRDLLKSGEFEGKNGQTVLLHTHGKIPAKRVLLVGLGRKKDAKLDQVRQAMGTVAKKVRQAGARSFTTPLHGRAIADTTGLLLAQAMVEGAILGGYQFTAYRSDRDKNSKDLTRIRFVAAGASEAAQIREGARRGLAGAEATMFVRDLCNHPSNVMTPSRIAAEAKRIGKERGVTVKVLEQRAVEKLGMGAFLGVARGSHEPPKFIILEYRGPAGRASGNGGGSKPIVLVGKTITFDTGGISLKPAENMEQMKADMTGGAEVLATIRAISRLKLPLHVIGLLPATENMPGGRAIKPGDILRTLSGKTVEVQNTDAEGRLILADGLAYATRLKPKAIIDIATLTGACAVALGQFAIGLLGNDESLKRRVQQAGLTAGERAWEMPLWEEYFEQLRSDVADMRNIGGRGGGMITAALFLSKFVGDCPWVHLDIASTDWSERERAYVSKGPTGIGTRLLIQYLLNEAER
- a CDS encoding DASS family sodium-coupled anion symporter, with translation MSEVIAQDPLAPAEAHVSPAQRRLKRLGLVAGPAAALLFYLLPLPALSGDAHILTAILAWAVIYWITEPIPLPITSLLGTTFCVVAGLGSAKNIFSAYAHPIIFLFIGSFFLAEAMAVQGVDRRFAAWMLSFPWVAASSSRVLLAVGAITAAISMWISNTAATAMMLPVAMGICATLGGASAESQRHFRTALMLILSYGATAGGMATVIGTPPNLIGVGLLAEQAGASISFFAWMAFGLPLAVLMLCLSWGLLLLLHPPGTAVIPYLTSQFQAQREALGPWTRGQINACLAFGLAVLFWIGPGLIAAFWGSAHPVSVWFDRHLPNELVALTAAGLLFLLPVDMARGQFTLSWKQAGGINWGIILLFGGGLAFGELMVKTGLSTAVGHGFVNWFGVSTLWSLTALSIGVAVLVSELASNTASASMLVPLVIAIAQSADVPVAPPALGACLGASLGFALPVSTPPNAIVYGTGHISIHSMIRAGLLFDLIGAAFIWLTLRLLCPFLGLA
- a CDS encoding HAD family hydrolase — encoded protein: MIAPASPAIPTPRRDRRVAAFFDVDNTLLPGSAIEVGFFRYLWRKGHVGSREASRSLWYLLQHLPALSLHPLRERKLYLEGKRPAEIEPLAAEFVHSEVCPRLSTASLAALERHRDSGHHLVLITGSLDFLIAPLAGHLKVDLALAAIPERRDGRYTGLIVPPYPYGEGKRRLVETFAKEAGIVLQDSYAYGDSPGDAETLRLVGHPLVVNPIRGMGRIARREGWRIERWE
- a CDS encoding radical SAM protein translates to MRITEIFHSIQGESSYAGQSCVFVRLTGCPLRCTWCDSEYTFSGGIDMPLEAVLAKVKAYGCPLVEVTGGEPLHQPEAFTLVTRLCDEGYEVLVETSGAIDTAPLDRRAHVILDVKCPGSGMLDRMHWPNLARLTKQDEAKFVIKDRADYDWACGIVKQYDLAARCTVLFAPVFGELDPQHLAEWILADRLPVRFQLQLHKFIWAPDMRGV
- a CDS encoding MFS transporter encodes the protein MTEQVQTTPVGRRELWAWCLYDFANSSFTTLIVTVAYSVYFVQVVARDLGQDGTAERVWFWGYAISMLIVALLSPSLGALADARAAKRTGLIASTLVCVACTALLFFVQAGDVWMGLLLFAVANIAFDLGFMFCSAFLVELAPPEAMGRISGYGWGLGYAGGLLSLAIAYPLISGGFTESNLPLYRTSFVVTAGFFLLASLPTFLWLQERAVPQQREGPSLWRDAFGRLAQTARRLRQYRDLSTYLIAYLIYTDAINTVIVASGIFANKVLDFSPGDLIIYFLITQVTAGLGAVWFGRLADRIGSKRTISLTLLIWIGLAGCAAIVQTQAQFYAIGLVAGAVLGANQSASRTLVAQFTPVGRQAEFFSFFSVTGKFAAVIGPMVYGEVTAWTGSQRWAILSMAVFFALGLLAFQAVDERRGRAAAQSVDKS
- the nagZ gene encoding beta-N-acetylhexosaminidase, with protein sequence MAHSLRDKIGQLFMLGFMGTSVTPELADFIATYKPGGVILFRRNLESVAQIVRLTNDLQKLSPHSPLLISIDQEGGRVSRLPAGFTIFPPCAALGACGSYDLAYAAASVTATELRAVGINMNMAPVLDVHTNPANPIIGDRAFGSDPALVSDLGEATFKGLQDNHVVACGKHFPGHGDTTADSHKELPLVNGSRERLEAIELPPFHHAFQRGLASLMTAHVLYPALDGQYPATLSPAILTGLLRGQMGFDGLVLTDDMEMQAILDHYGIGDASVRAFQAGADVILICKEQALQVTALETFARAVEDGTIPQARVEASLRRVALVKTRFLHPYKPADLTSATVAVGTGSHRALHAQLLQAAARLKASA